The Gillisia sp. Hel_I_86 genome has a segment encoding these proteins:
- a CDS encoding SDR family NAD(P)-dependent oxidoreductase has protein sequence MNKTLFITGSTDGIGKLTALKLAKEGHTVYIHGRSRSKLEAVISEIKEQSNNANIQGFIADFSDLDAVSKMAEQIKDEVPKIDVLINNAGIYNSKNANNKNGLNTRTVVNYLAPYVLTNAMLPLLKKSETPRIINLSSAAQAPISEAVLTGKEQASESATYAQSKLALTMWSFDLAKQEPNITVNAVNPGSLLNTKMVKEAFGNHWSPAEKGVGILYDLALSETYKGDSGKYFDNDKGNFARAHQDAYDQSKISRLVEITREILIKVY, from the coding sequence ATGAATAAAACCCTATTTATTACAGGAAGTACCGACGGCATCGGGAAGTTGACTGCCTTAAAATTGGCTAAAGAAGGTCACACTGTTTATATCCACGGAAGAAGTAGAAGTAAGTTGGAAGCCGTAATTTCCGAAATAAAAGAACAATCCAACAATGCAAACATACAAGGTTTTATTGCCGATTTTTCAGATTTGGATGCCGTTTCAAAAATGGCAGAGCAGATTAAGGACGAAGTTCCTAAAATTGATGTGCTTATCAATAATGCAGGCATTTATAATAGCAAAAACGCTAACAATAAAAATGGCTTGAATACCCGAACGGTTGTCAATTATCTGGCACCCTATGTGTTGACGAATGCCATGCTGCCTCTTCTTAAAAAATCGGAAACACCACGAATCATCAATTTGAGTTCGGCTGCTCAAGCACCGATATCGGAAGCAGTTCTCACAGGAAAAGAGCAAGCCTCGGAAAGCGCAACATATGCTCAAAGCAAGCTGGCCTTGACGATGTGGAGTTTTGATTTGGCAAAACAAGAGCCGAACATTACGGTAAATGCAGTAAATCCTGGTTCCTTATTAAATACAAAAATGGTCAAAGAAGCTTTCGGGAACCATTGGTCGCCGGCAGAAAAAGGTGTGGGTATTTTATATGATTTAGCGCTGTCTGAAACTTATAAAGGGGATTCTGGAAAGTACTTTGACAATGATAAGGGAAATTTTGCCAGAGCACATCAAGATGCCTATGACCAAAGTAAAATAAGTCGACTCGTAGAGATTACAAGAGAAATTTTGATTAAAGTATATTGA
- a CDS encoding SDR family oxidoreductase: MKIAVTCASGQLGSAIANQLIKEIGKENVIGIARTPEKAKHLGIEIRKGDYNNSQEFDEALIGIDTVLLLSGMDEPQKRIQQHRNVIEAAKANGVKKIVYTSIVGAEENNAFSPVVQSNRQTEKDIQNSGLNWAIGGNGIYIEPDLEYINTYVKEDEIRNCAGDGRCTYTSREELGIAYAKMCVEEKHNGHIYNLVGKPIIQTQLADYINQVYSTNLVYNSVSVEDYATERKKELGDFLGTVIAGIYEGIKNGVNDISSDYEKATGRPHKSTLEIILEYKKTD; encoded by the coding sequence ATGAAAATAGCAGTAACATGCGCAAGCGGACAACTCGGTTCAGCCATAGCAAATCAATTGATAAAAGAAATTGGTAAAGAAAACGTCATCGGAATTGCAAGAACGCCAGAAAAAGCAAAACACCTCGGCATTGAGATTAGAAAAGGTGATTATAACAATAGCCAAGAATTTGACGAAGCATTAATTGGAATTGACACGGTTCTGTTGCTTTCAGGAATGGACGAGCCCCAAAAAAGAATTCAACAACATAGAAACGTGATTGAAGCAGCAAAGGCAAACGGAGTGAAAAAGATAGTTTACACCAGTATTGTTGGAGCAGAAGAAAACAACGCTTTTAGCCCAGTTGTGCAGTCCAACCGCCAAACGGAAAAAGACATTCAAAATTCAGGGCTCAATTGGGCAATAGGCGGAAACGGTATTTACATTGAGCCAGATTTAGAGTATATAAATACGTATGTAAAAGAAGATGAGATTAGAAATTGTGCTGGTGACGGAAGATGTACTTATACCAGCAGGGAAGAATTAGGAATTGCGTATGCTAAAATGTGTGTTGAGGAAAAGCACAATGGACACATCTACAATCTTGTAGGCAAGCCCATTATACAAACCCAACTTGCGGATTATATAAACCAAGTTTACAGCACAAATCTTGTTTATAATTCAGTTTCAGTGGAAGACTATGCCACCGAAAGAAAAAAAGAATTGGGGGATTTTTTAGGAACTGTGATTGCAGGCATTTACGAAGGCATAAAAAACGGTGTAAATGATATTTCTTCTGATTATGAAAAAGCAACTGGAAGACCGCATAAATCGACATTGGAAATCATATTGGAATATAAAAAAACCGACTAA
- a CDS encoding LacI family DNA-binding transcriptional regulator, which yields MKKDVTTLKKIAESLNISISTVSRALNDHQGISDQTKEKVKTLAKEMNYVPNLFAKGFRQHRSNIIGVVVSNVTHHYTTTIITGILEEAAARGYRVIISESNNDIERQAEMLNTMIQFGVDGILLSLSKLTRDIDNVLRTLNRIPLILFDKVSSKIPCTQVVINDEEAAFDAVEHLINIGKKRIAIIKEFEFSYNSEKRYAGYLKALKEHNIPIDEKIILNCEDIDLDEGKRMTNILLSLKERPDAIFAITDTAAIGCIKVLKKFNVNIPEEIAVVGFSNNANSVIIEPQLTTIEQPGNRIGKTAVQYLIEEIDTPNNVLMTKTIEIKTNLIIRASTLKA from the coding sequence ATGAAAAAGGATGTCACCACCCTAAAAAAAATAGCTGAATCTCTAAACATTTCAATTTCAACAGTTTCTAGAGCATTAAATGACCATCAAGGGATAAGTGACCAGACCAAGGAAAAAGTAAAAACCTTGGCAAAAGAAATGAATTATGTGCCGAACCTTTTTGCCAAAGGATTTCGACAACATCGCTCTAATATCATAGGAGTTGTGGTATCAAATGTCACACATCATTATACCACAACCATCATTACAGGGATTCTTGAAGAAGCTGCGGCGCGAGGTTATAGGGTTATCATTTCAGAATCCAATAATGATATTGAAAGACAGGCTGAGATGCTTAATACCATGATTCAATTTGGAGTGGATGGCATTTTGCTTTCCCTTTCCAAACTAACTCGAGATATTGACAATGTTTTAAGGACATTAAACAGAATTCCTCTTATTTTATTTGATAAGGTTTCTAGCAAAATTCCCTGTACTCAAGTCGTTATTAATGATGAAGAGGCTGCATTTGATGCGGTTGAGCATTTAATCAACATAGGTAAGAAGCGAATTGCTATTATTAAGGAATTTGAGTTTTCATATAATTCAGAAAAGCGATATGCTGGATATTTAAAAGCCCTAAAGGAACACAACATTCCAATCGATGAAAAAATTATTCTGAACTGTGAGGATATTGATTTAGACGAGGGTAAAAGAATGACCAATATTCTTTTAAGTTTGAAAGAACGCCCAGATGCCATTTTTGCCATTACGGATACAGCAGCTATTGGTTGCATTAAGGTTTTAAAAAAATTTAACGTTAATATTCCTGAAGAAATCGCCGTCGTTGGATTTAGCAATAATGCAAATTCTGTAATTATCGAGCCACAACTAACCACTATCGAGCAACCTGGAAACCGAATTGGGAAAACTGCAGTTCAATATTTAATTGAAGAAATCGATACACCAAATAATGTCTTAATGACCAAGACCATTGAAATTAAAACAAATCTGATTATCCGAGCCTCTACATTAAAAGCATAA